GCGACGATGGCCGCCACGACCACGATCAGAGCGATGATCACTCCTGTGGACATGCCTTGCCTTCCGGTGTGTCGGCCCCACGGGCCGGTTCCCGTGTCGGGTTGCCCGGACGGCCCCACCCAAACCGCGCGGCGCGGTGTGTCGATCCGGCGGCGGCCCGATCGACGCGACATTGAATCCTCCCCATCGTGAACGAGGGGGATTCCTGGCTCAGGCCGCCTCCGGAGGCAGCGCCTCCGGGGGTCTTCCGCCATCAGCACCAGCCGGGTCGAGACCAGCCCGGATGAGCATCACACGTGCGGAGTTCTTGTCCCTGGGGGAGGAGACTCCGCATGTGGTGCAGGTGTAGGTGCGCATCCCCAGCGGCAGTGCGTGCTTGGCTCTCGCATCGCAGTGCGCGCAGTCCATCGTGGTGTGCGCGGGGTGTACCAGGTACACGGCCCGGCCGTGCTTGCGGCCCATCCCGATCAGGGCCTGTTTGGTGGCGCCGATGGCGGCGTCAGCGGCCTTCTTGGCCATGGTGGACTTGGCGAGGAACTTCGGCTTGAAGTCCTCGACCGCGAGGGCGTCGTGGTCGCGGACAACCTTCTTGGCCCACTTGCGGCCGGTGTCCTCACGCTGCCGGGCGGCCTTCTTGTACGTCTTGGCCCGCAGCTTCTTCGCCTCGCGGTAGCCCTTCGAGGCGGCCTGCCCCTTCTTGGGCCTGCGCCGGGCCATCATCCGGTCATACCGGGTCAGTTCCGCCTGCGCCTTCCTGCCGTGCTCGGCGTGGGGGAGGTCGTGCGCGTCGGACGTGGTGGTCGCGGTCTCCTTCACGCCCCAGTCGATGCCGATCACCGAACCGGTCCCGGACAACGGCTGGACCTCGGCGGGAACAACGAAGGAGCAATACCAATGGCCGATACCGTCCCGGTACACCCGTACCGAACCGGGCGGCCTGGGCAGTTCCCGCGACCACACCACGGTCAGCGCGATGCCCCCGGCCAGGTACAGGAGCCCGTCCTTGAGGCGGAACCCGCGCTGTGTGTAGTTCAGGCTCGGGTCGGCCTCGCGCTTCTTCTTGCACTTCGGCATCCCCGCGCGCTGCCGCTGCGGCAGCCGGGCCTTGATGTCCTTCTGTGCTTTGGCGCGGGACTTGGCGAAGTCGCGGATGATCTGCTGCTGCGGGACCGAGCTGCCCTCACGCAGCCACGCGTTCGCGGTGCGGGCCTCGGTCAGCATCTTGTCGAGCTGAGCAGGGCCGCACGTTCGCCTGTCCGCACGTTCGGGGCGGCTCTTGTTCCACACGTGGGTCTGCTTGGACTTGGCGCAGCTCTCGTTCCAGATCCATCGGCAGCGCGCCCATTCCGCCTCAAGGGCGGCGAGCGCGGTGGACGACACGCGAAGCCGGAAAGTCCACCGGGCATACCCGGTGTCCTCGCCTTCCTTCACTGTCACCATGGCCCCATAATGGCCCTATTCTGGGGGTATGGTCAAACTGAACCTCAGGCTCCCCGACGCTCTTCATGCACGGCTGACCGCTCGCGCCGCTGCGGACCGGCGGTCCCTCAACGCCGAGATCCTGCACTTCATCGAGGTCGCCCTCGGCTCTCCCGTGGTGGACTCCGAATCGCCCGGCGGCGATTCGGCTTCTCCTGCCCCGCTACGCGGGAAGCCGGATTCCTCCCCGGCGTGAACGCCGGGGCATCCTCCAGTTTTCAGGGTGAAGGACCGCGGCAAGGAACAAGGGAACAGCGGTCCGGAACAGGAGGTTGTCATGGGTGAGGTCATCGCACGGCTGGCCGTGTCGCTCGACGGATACGTCGCGGGCCCGGAGTCGGGGCCCGAGCACCCGCTCGGCATCGGCGGGGAGCGCCTGCACGCGTGGGTGTACGGGCTGCGTACGTTCCGGCGGATGCAGGGGATGACGGGCGGGGAGACCGGGCCGGACGACGACCTGGTCGCCGAGCACGTCGCCCGGCCCGGCGCGGTGGTGATGGGCCACGGCATGTTCATGAACGGAGAGATCCCCTGGGGCGACGACCCGCCCTTCCACGCGCCGGTGTACGTCGTCACCCACCACCCGCGCACGTCCCTGGTGAAGCAGGGCGGCACCACCTTCCACTTCGTCACCGAGGGCCCCGGGCGGGCGCTGGAGCTGGCCCGGGAGGCGGCGGGCGACAAGGACGTCTCGCTGGCGGGTGGGGCCGACCTGGTGCAGCAGTTCATCCGCAACGGCTGGCTGGACGAGCTGCTGCTGCACGTCGTACCGGTGCTCGTGTGCGGCGGGCGGCGGCTGTTCGGCGACCGGGGCGAACTCGGCGACCAGCACATCGAGTGGCGGAAGACGCAGGTGCTGGACTCGCCGGAGGTCACGCATATCCGGTTGCGGGCCCCGCACACCGTCGCCGCAGAATGAGCGGATGACGCAGAGGCGCGGAGGGCACAGCGGGCCCCGGATGACGCAGAGGGCGCGGAAGACGAGAGGGCGCGGATGAGCTGGACCATTGCCCCGGAACCCGTCGACTCGCCGGTCGCCGTCGCGCTCTGGCGGGAGTACTACACGGAGGTCAGCGACCGCTGGTACCTGCTGCACGAGGGGCGCCGGACCGACCCGGACGAGCTGGAGCGGGAGATCGCCGCCCGGAACTGGGCCGAACTCACCCCGCCCGGCGGGCAGTTGGTGATCGGGCGGCATGACGGTGCGGCGGGCGGCTGTGCGGGCGTACGGCTGCTGGACGCGACGACGGCCGAGCTGAAGCGGGTGTTCGTACGGGAGGGGCTGCGGAGCAGGGGCGGCGCGCCGCTCCTCGTCCGGGCCGCCGAGGACGCCGCCCGCGCGCTCGGCGCCACGCGGATGGTCCTGGACACCCGCGGCGACCTGGTCGAGGCCCGTGCCCTGTACGCCCGGCTGGGCTACGCGGAGACCGGGCCGTACAACGACGACCCGTACGCCGAGCACTGGTTCGCGAAGCCGCTCGGCGAGCTCGGCGAGAACGTCAGGGAAGTCGGTGGTCTGGTACCACCCGGCCGTCGTACGGCTGTTCCCGGTCCGAGCCGCACAGTTCGGCGTTCAGCTCCTTGACCAGTTGGACGAGGTCGGTGGGCCGGTCCGGGCCCCACCAGTCGCCGAGCAGCTCGGCCAGCGACTCCTCGCGGGCCGCGGCGAGGCGTTCGGCGGCCTCACGGCCCTCGTCCGTCAGCACCATGTCGGGCCCGTCGCGCACGGCGAGCCGGCGCCCCTCGACCTGCCGGACGGCCTCGACGATCACCGACAGCGGGACGGTGCTGCGCTCGGCGAGCACGCTCGGCTCGACAGTGCCGTCCCGCTTGATGCGCAGCAGCAGCCAGCTCGCGGCCGGGAGGAGGTCGTAGCCGGACCGTGCGGTGATCGTCCGGTAGATCTCGCGGCGGCCCTCGCGGGTGCCGAGGACGGACAGCGCCCGGCACACCTCGTCGTACGAGGAGCGCTCCACCGGGTTGCTGGCCAGGGT
The Streptomyces sp. NBC_01485 genome window above contains:
- a CDS encoding FitA-like ribbon-helix-helix domain-containing protein, whose translation is MVKLNLRLPDALHARLTARAAADRRSLNAEILHFIEVALGSPVVDSESPGGDSASPAPLRGKPDSSPA
- a CDS encoding dihydrofolate reductase family protein, translating into MGEVIARLAVSLDGYVAGPESGPEHPLGIGGERLHAWVYGLRTFRRMQGMTGGETGPDDDLVAEHVARPGAVVMGHGMFMNGEIPWGDDPPFHAPVYVVTHHPRTSLVKQGGTTFHFVTEGPGRALELAREAAGDKDVSLAGGADLVQQFIRNGWLDELLLHVVPVLVCGGRRLFGDRGELGDQHIEWRKTQVLDSPEVTHIRLRAPHTVAAE
- a CDS encoding RNA-guided endonuclease InsQ/TnpB family protein — its product is MVTVKEGEDTGYARWTFRLRVSSTALAALEAEWARCRWIWNESCAKSKQTHVWNKSRPERADRRTCGPAQLDKMLTEARTANAWLREGSSVPQQQIIRDFAKSRAKAQKDIKARLPQRQRAGMPKCKKKREADPSLNYTQRGFRLKDGLLYLAGGIALTVVWSRELPRPPGSVRVYRDGIGHWYCSFVVPAEVQPLSGTGSVIGIDWGVKETATTTSDAHDLPHAEHGRKAQAELTRYDRMMARRRPKKGQAASKGYREAKKLRAKTYKKAARQREDTGRKWAKKVVRDHDALAVEDFKPKFLAKSTMAKKAADAAIGATKQALIGMGRKHGRAVYLVHPAHTTMDCAHCDARAKHALPLGMRTYTCTTCGVSSPRDKNSARVMLIRAGLDPAGADGGRPPEALPPEAA